The following proteins come from a genomic window of Paucimonas lemoignei:
- a CDS encoding ICC-like phosphoesterase, with translation MKPYIEVTLAGAELWLLADKAVYYPEYRALLIADVHFGKAAAYRKLGQPVPHGTTQNNLQRLDELLQRYRCEHLIFLGDFLHAPESRAPATLEALAQWRAKYPTLAITLIRGNHDKRAGDPPASLGIETVPEPLLLGPFALQHEPDPHASHHVLAGHVHPVFRLQGRGRQSLRLACFYLTERMSLLPAFGAFTGGFNIEVAQGSTLFVVGDGAIWQAG, from the coding sequence ATGAAGCCGTATATCGAAGTCACTCTCGCCGGGGCTGAACTCTGGCTACTGGCCGACAAAGCCGTTTATTACCCTGAATACCGCGCACTGCTGATCGCCGACGTGCATTTCGGCAAAGCCGCGGCCTATCGAAAGCTCGGCCAACCCGTGCCCCATGGCACCACGCAAAACAACCTGCAACGTCTGGATGAGTTACTCCAGCGCTATAGGTGCGAGCATCTGATTTTCCTGGGCGACTTCCTTCACGCGCCGGAATCACGAGCGCCCGCGACCCTTGAGGCTCTGGCGCAGTGGCGCGCGAAATACCCAACGCTGGCGATCACCCTGATTCGCGGCAATCACGACAAGCGCGCAGGCGACCCTCCCGCCTCATTGGGGATCGAGACCGTTCCAGAGCCTCTGCTGCTGGGGCCTTTCGCCCTGCAACATGAACCTGACCCTCACGCCAGTCACCATGTGCTGGCAGGACACGTGCATCCGGTGTTTCGACTGCAAGGTCGCGGGCGGCAATCTCTGCGACTGGCGTGTTTCTACCTGACCGAGCGCATGAGCCTGCTGCCCGCCTTCGGCGCATTCACCGGCGGGTTCAACATCGAAGTGGCTCAAGGCAGCACACTGTTCGTAGTGGGGGATGGAGCGATCTGGCAGGCGGGCTGA
- the dcd gene encoding dCTP deaminase, whose protein sequence is MSIKSDKWIRRMAQEHGMIEPFVERQMRGEGADRLISYGVSSYGYDVRCADEFKVFTNINSATVDPKNFDEKSFVDIKSDVCIIPPNSFALARTVEYFRIPRNVLTICLGKSTYARCGIIVNVTPLEPEWEGHVTLEFSNTTTLPAKIYANEGVAQMLFLESDEECEVSYKDRGGKYQGQRGVTLPRA, encoded by the coding sequence ATGAGCATCAAATCGGACAAGTGGATTCGCCGCATGGCGCAAGAGCACGGCATGATCGAGCCTTTCGTCGAGCGCCAGATGCGCGGCGAAGGCGCTGATCGCCTGATCTCCTACGGCGTTTCGAGCTATGGCTACGACGTGCGTTGCGCGGATGAATTCAAGGTGTTTACCAACATCAACTCCGCCACCGTCGACCCGAAAAACTTCGATGAGAAGAGTTTCGTGGACATCAAGAGCGACGTCTGCATCATCCCGCCGAACTCGTTTGCCCTGGCTCGCACTGTTGAATACTTCCGTATCCCGCGCAACGTGCTGACCATCTGTCTGGGAAAAAGCACCTACGCCCGCTGCGGCATCATCGTCAACGTGACGCCCCTTGAGCCGGAATGGGAAGGCCACGTCACGCTGGAGTTTTCCAACACCACGACGCTACCCGCCAAGATCTACGCCAACGAAGGCGTGGCGCAGATGCTGTTCCTTGAGTCTGACGAGGAATGTGAAGTTTCCTACAAGGATCGTGGCGGCAAGTACCAGGGCCAACGTGGCGTGACCCTGCCTCGCGCTTGA
- the minD_2 gene encoding ParA family protein — translation MSAVTRAAVEAVLRQYTDPYLNQDPVTAGCVRAIDIEGERVQVQLELGYAAGLFKSGWAQMLQIAIEGLDGVASAKVDIRCVIEAHKAQGQIPGLANVKNIVAVASGKGGVGKSTTAANLALALAREGARVGILDADIYGPSQGVMFGIAEGTRPKIKDQKWFVPIESHGVEVMSMAFLTDDNTPMVWRGPMVSGALLQLVTQTAWNDLDYLVIDMPPGTGDIQLTLAQKVPVAGAVIVTTPQDLALLDARKGVEMFRKVNIPVLGVVENMAVHICSNCGHAEHLFGEGGGEKLAAQYDVELLASLPLSMLIREQADAGKPTAIAEPESQIAMVYQELARHVGARIVLQEAVSPAMPSISVSDD, via the coding sequence ATGAGCGCTGTAACTCGCGCAGCGGTGGAAGCCGTCCTTCGCCAATATACCGATCCCTATTTGAATCAAGACCCGGTGACCGCCGGGTGTGTGCGTGCCATCGACATCGAGGGTGAACGCGTGCAGGTCCAGCTGGAGCTGGGCTACGCCGCCGGGTTGTTCAAGAGTGGCTGGGCGCAAATGCTGCAGATTGCTATCGAAGGTCTCGATGGCGTGGCGTCGGCCAAAGTCGATATCCGCTGTGTGATCGAGGCGCACAAGGCTCAAGGGCAGATTCCTGGCCTGGCCAATGTGAAGAACATTGTCGCGGTCGCTTCCGGCAAGGGTGGCGTGGGCAAATCCACCACCGCAGCCAACCTGGCTCTGGCCCTGGCCCGTGAAGGCGCCCGGGTCGGCATTCTCGATGCGGACATTTATGGTCCGAGCCAGGGCGTGATGTTTGGCATCGCCGAAGGGACGCGGCCGAAGATCAAGGATCAGAAGTGGTTCGTGCCGATCGAGTCCCATGGTGTTGAAGTCATGTCCATGGCGTTTCTGACGGATGACAACACGCCCATGGTCTGGCGCGGGCCGATGGTGTCCGGTGCGTTGCTGCAGTTGGTTACCCAGACCGCGTGGAATGACCTGGATTACCTGGTCATCGATATGCCGCCGGGTACCGGTGATATTCAACTGACCTTGGCGCAGAAAGTGCCGGTGGCGGGTGCTGTCATTGTCACCACGCCCCAGGACCTGGCGCTGCTGGATGCGCGCAAGGGCGTGGAGATGTTCCGCAAGGTCAATATTCCGGTGTTGGGTGTCGTGGAAAACATGGCCGTTCACATCTGTTCGAACTGCGGTCATGCCGAGCATCTGTTCGGTGAAGGCGGCGGGGAGAAGCTGGCGGCGCAGTATGACGTTGAGTTGCTGGCGTCACTGCCGTTGTCGATGTTGATTCGCGAGCAGGCCGATGCAGGCAAGCCGACGGCGATTGCCGAGCCGGAAAGCCAGATTGCGATGGTCTATCAGGAGCTGGCGCGCCACGTGGGTGCGCGGATCGTGCTGCAGGAAGCGGTGAGCCCTGCGATGCCGAGCATTTCTGTCAGCGATGATTGA